The Synechococcus sp. MU1643 genome window below encodes:
- a CDS encoding tyrosine-type recombinase/integrase — translation MDKAEALAYVSRLFDAAQAGAAVWGDALLIKRFITQCSRTDSEATRAAYRFEIREFCRWRERNHPHLHLREINPAFCQDWVSQLREQVEEGLMKPRTFNRRIAAISSLYRWAAEPSRSAVTGVPRNPMPPRSMLMASKSTRPLTAEQFGLLMAAITRAAHLDPKAQRDYVLIKGAYLLGCRVSEIAAIRWKDIEALDDGGQIHLFGKGSKRRTVRVSPATLGLFQGLGRGSDEEFVFPSPRRDGHLTRQAIGQVCRKWGRAAGFHVHPHQLRHSHATHAVQRGVDVFTLQATLGHSSSATTGHYVAANPLDSSSLRLG, via the coding sequence ATGGACAAGGCGGAGGCGCTTGCTTACGTCTCACGTCTCTTTGATGCAGCCCAAGCCGGTGCTGCTGTCTGGGGCGATGCCTTGCTGATTAAGCGGTTCATCACTCAGTGCAGTCGCACGGACTCCGAAGCCACCAGGGCGGCCTACCGCTTTGAGATCAGGGAGTTCTGTCGCTGGCGCGAGCGCAATCACCCACATCTGCATCTGCGGGAGATCAACCCTGCTTTCTGCCAGGACTGGGTGTCCCAACTGCGGGAACAAGTTGAGGAGGGGCTGATGAAGCCTCGAACCTTTAACCGCAGGATTGCTGCCATCAGTTCCCTGTACCGATGGGCGGCTGAACCAAGCCGCTCAGCGGTCACAGGGGTGCCGCGTAATCCGATGCCACCGCGCTCGATGCTGATGGCAAGCAAGAGCACCAGGCCGCTGACTGCTGAGCAGTTCGGGCTGTTGATGGCAGCCATCACGAGGGCCGCTCACTTGGACCCCAAAGCCCAACGCGACTACGTGCTCATCAAGGGTGCGTACTTGCTCGGATGCAGGGTTTCTGAGATCGCGGCTATCCGTTGGAAAGACATCGAGGCACTCGATGACGGAGGCCAGATTCACCTCTTTGGAAAAGGATCCAAGCGACGCACTGTTCGCGTATCGCCAGCAACGCTTGGCCTCTTTCAAGGACTTGGCCGCGGCTCTGATGAAGAGTTCGTCTTCCCTAGTCCCAGGCGGGATGGGCATCTCACACGCCAAGCCATCGGGCAGGTCTGCCGCAAGTGGGGCAGAGCCGCAGGGTTCCACGTTCACCCACACCAACTGAGGCACAGCCATGCCACACACGCTGTGCAGAGGGGCGTGGACGTATTCACGCTTCAAGCCACGCTCGGTCACTCGTCAAGCGCGACTACTGGGCATTACGTGGCTGCAAATCCTCTGGACAGCAGTTCTCTGCGTCTTGGTTGA
- a CDS encoding SHOCT domain-containing protein, translated as MDQDKFNKAVAYAISRGYFRDPSTPDINQSTDEGGLITLRTPGRAKIAEFQTDGNTFQGIGNLSTTASITQFSTSEEKAVAWAMSMGYPVPTKMNGCATGLLVAVGLLCAIIPGILLLVWLGVQENQYKRDMAALVAKWVDAGKPEPGEGAKEVTKLERVVEKVETPSASADSMEQKLTELNSMKEKGLITDEEYQAMRKKALGL; from the coding sequence GTGGATCAAGACAAATTCAATAAAGCCGTTGCCTACGCGATTTCGAGGGGCTACTTCCGTGATCCCAGTACACCGGACATCAACCAATCCACTGATGAAGGTGGATTGATCACCCTTAGGACTCCAGGAAGGGCGAAGATCGCTGAATTTCAAACCGATGGGAATACCTTCCAGGGAATTGGCAACCTCAGCACTACAGCCTCAATAACGCAATTCTCAACTTCGGAAGAGAAGGCAGTCGCATGGGCAATGTCCATGGGCTATCCCGTGCCGACAAAGATGAACGGCTGCGCGACTGGACTGCTTGTGGCAGTCGGCTTGCTGTGCGCAATTATCCCCGGGATTCTGCTTTTGGTCTGGCTTGGGGTTCAAGAAAACCAATACAAGAGAGACATGGCGGCCCTCGTCGCGAAATGGGTGGATGCGGGTAAACCAGAGCCCGGCGAAGGCGCCAAAGAAGTCACCAAGCTCGAGAGGGTCGTCGAAAAAGTTGAAACACCATCTGCTTCCGCAGATTCAATGGAGCAGAAACTCACGGAACTCAATTCCATGAAGGAGAAGGGGCTCATCACGGACGAGGAGTACCAAGCCATGAGGAAGAAAGCTCTCGGGCTCTAA
- a CDS encoding NAD(P)H-dependent oxidoreductase, translating to MTSKILVQYGSLRSNSVSHKLALEVQRFLTQFGVEAIVANPNLPLYDEELRDDPKVQEYLGQVDWANGFVWISPELHGTISAVMKNQVDWMQLSVGALRPTQGKTLAVMQVEGGSQSFNTVNLMRQMGRWMRMFTIPNQSSIPKAYQEFTEEGQLKDSPFRNRVIDVVEELAKFTEILEDKVDFLTDRYSERVESGEELADRMNLKEAV from the coding sequence ATGACCTCTAAAATTCTTGTTCAATATGGCTCACTTCGTTCCAACTCTGTCAGTCACAAACTGGCACTGGAGGTTCAAAGGTTTCTGACACAGTTTGGAGTTGAAGCTATCGTGGCTAATCCAAATCTTCCTCTTTATGATGAGGAACTTCGTGATGATCCCAAAGTTCAAGAATATTTGGGTCAAGTTGATTGGGCTAATGGATTCGTTTGGATTTCTCCTGAACTTCACGGAACTATCTCCGCAGTCATGAAGAATCAGGTGGACTGGATGCAACTTAGTGTTGGGGCTCTTCGCCCTACTCAAGGCAAGACACTGGCAGTGATGCAGGTTGAAGGTGGCTCACAATCATTCAACACCGTCAATCTCATGAGGCAGATGGGTCGTTGGATGAGAATGTTCACCATCCCTAATCAGTCTTCCATCCCCAAGGCTTATCAAGAGTTCACTGAGGAAGGACAACTGAAAGACAGTCCCTTCCGCAATCGTGTTATTGATGTTGTCGAGGAACTGGCGAAGTTCACTGAGATCCTTGAGGATAAAGTTGACTTCCTCACTGATCGTTACTCCGAGCGTGTTGAGTCTGGTGAAGAACTGGCTGATCGCATGAATCTTAAGGAGGCTGTCTGA
- a CDS encoding phage holin family protein, with translation MAYQNSPRGFGAAARVTALAASVMDLHVRIALQEVDREKRRLISGGLFLAIGGTAMFLALLAGEASLLLWIQAQWELDWMRALLTLAVANLVLAGISLRIGGQVLKGPFLPQTLEGLMKTVRAVIGRV, from the coding sequence ATGGCCTATCAGAACTCTCCCCGCGGATTTGGAGCAGCAGCTCGGGTGACGGCACTGGCGGCGTCGGTGATGGACCTGCATGTGCGGATTGCGTTGCAGGAGGTGGATCGGGAAAAACGCCGATTGATCAGCGGTGGCTTGTTCCTCGCCATTGGTGGCACCGCCATGTTCCTGGCTTTGCTGGCGGGTGAAGCTTCGTTGCTGCTATGGATCCAGGCCCAGTGGGAGCTGGATTGGATGCGCGCACTGTTGACCCTCGCCGTGGCCAATCTGGTGCTGGCGGGTATCAGCTTGCGTATTGGTGGCCAAGTGCTGAAAGGGCCTTTCCTTCCTCAAACACTGGAGGGACTGATGAAAACGGTACGGGCGGTGATCGGACGGGTTTGA
- a CDS encoding class I SAM-dependent RNA methyltransferase, whose product MGRTNRLSAVAVVPQGLEAASGEELSGLGAHGVKPGRRAVSFEADIACLYRLHLQARLPFRLLRQVACFPCQGRDDLYDGIRQALDWERWLHPSMTFRVDVTGTAAGLNHSHFTALQVKNALVDEQRDLWGERSSIDLDDPDLSLHLHLGRGEAQLSLDGSGGSLHRRGYRAAMGAAPLKENLAAGLIRLTGWDGSQPLVDPCCGSGVLLIEAALAALEQAPGLERHFALEGWADFQPELWDKEVDRARQRRRGDLTLPPLLGIEKDPSIADQARANVEAAGLSGVIRICTGSFEANALPEGPGVLICNPPYGQRIGEEQELDALYSALGQFVRQEASGWQLWLLSGNPKLTGALRLKASRRIPVSNGGIDCRWLQYEIR is encoded by the coding sequence TTGGGTCGAACAAACCGGCTATCCGCTGTTGCCGTTGTGCCCCAAGGCCTGGAAGCAGCCAGCGGTGAAGAACTCAGCGGCCTTGGTGCCCATGGCGTGAAGCCTGGCCGGCGTGCCGTCAGCTTCGAAGCGGACATAGCCTGCCTGTACCGGCTGCACCTTCAGGCTCGACTGCCCTTCCGACTTTTACGGCAGGTGGCGTGCTTCCCCTGCCAGGGCCGGGACGACCTCTACGACGGCATCCGCCAAGCGCTCGACTGGGAACGCTGGCTGCATCCATCAATGACCTTCCGGGTGGATGTGACCGGAACGGCAGCGGGGCTGAACCACAGCCATTTCACGGCATTGCAGGTTAAAAACGCCCTTGTAGATGAACAACGGGATCTCTGGGGGGAGCGTTCCTCCATCGATCTCGACGACCCCGACCTCTCCCTGCATCTACACCTCGGCCGCGGGGAAGCACAGCTGAGCCTCGATGGCAGTGGCGGCAGCCTGCACCGCCGTGGCTACAGGGCCGCCATGGGAGCTGCACCGTTGAAGGAAAATCTGGCCGCTGGTCTGATCCGCCTGACGGGCTGGGATGGAAGCCAGCCGCTTGTGGACCCTTGCTGCGGATCCGGAGTGCTCTTGATCGAAGCGGCTTTGGCCGCATTGGAGCAGGCCCCGGGGTTGGAGCGCCACTTTGCCCTCGAAGGCTGGGCCGATTTCCAGCCCGAGCTCTGGGACAAGGAAGTCGATCGCGCCCGGCAACGCCGCAGGGGAGACCTCACCCTTCCCCCGCTCCTGGGAATCGAAAAGGATCCCTCTATTGCCGATCAGGCCCGCGCCAACGTGGAAGCCGCCGGCCTGAGTGGAGTCATCCGCATCTGCACCGGCTCATTCGAAGCCAACGCCCTACCTGAAGGCCCAGGGGTATTGATCTGCAACCCGCCCTACGGCCAGCGCATCGGCGAGGAACAAGAACTCGATGCGCTCTACAGCGCCCTAGGGCAATTCGTACGCCAGGAAGCCTCCGGTTGGCAGCTGTGGCTGCTCAGTGGCAATCCGAAACTCACCGGTGCGCTTCGGCTGAAAGCATCACGGCGGATTCCTGTAAGCAACGGCGGCATCGATTGCCGGTGGCTTCAATACGAGATTCGCTGA
- a CDS encoding DUF4278 domain-containing protein yields MSTLLYRGHTYEHQPAAQKVCKQLSYRGQEYNTCTEHQPADLHPHLSYRGIGYDKSLEAEEECRLRNDRQSYFSLARRIVRAQFQFADESRTQQLWQEVADRGMDVDRITYLMYGCQFQDDETAMLIADQEYQMKSHR; encoded by the coding sequence ATGAGCACGCTCTTGTATCGCGGACACACTTACGAGCATCAACCTGCAGCTCAAAAAGTCTGCAAACAGCTGAGTTACCGAGGCCAGGAGTACAACACCTGTACGGAACACCAACCAGCTGATTTGCATCCTCATCTGAGCTACCGAGGAATTGGCTACGACAAATCCCTTGAGGCAGAGGAGGAGTGCCGACTCCGAAATGATCGCCAGTCCTACTTTTCTTTGGCCCGGAGGATCGTAAGAGCGCAGTTCCAATTCGCAGATGAATCAAGAACGCAGCAGCTCTGGCAAGAAGTTGCTGATCGAGGCATGGATGTCGATCGCATTACATATTTGATGTACGGATGCCAGTTTCAAGATGATGAGACTGCGATGTTGATCGCAGACCAGGAGTATCAGATGAAATCACATCGCTGA